The genomic window GCCGGACTGGTCGATCACCGTCGTCGAACGGCTGGACGCCGTCGGGGCCGAGAGCAGCAGCCCGTGGAACAACGCCGGCACCGGCCATTCGGCGCTGTGCGAGCTGAACTACACCCCGCAGCGCGCCGACGGCTCGATCGACATCAGCAAGGCGGTGACGATCAACGAGCAGTTCCAGGTGACCCGGCAGTTCTGGGCCTACGCCGTCGAAAACGGCGTGCTGACCGACCGCAGCTTCGTCAACACCGTTCCGCATGTGAGTTTCGTGCACGGGGCGCATCGCGTCGACTACCTGCGCCGGCGACGTGCGGCGCTGACCGGCAATCCGCTGTTCGCCGGAACCGAATTCATCGACGATCCGGACGAATTCGCCCGCCGGCTGCCGCTGATGGCGACCCAGCGCGACTTCTCCGAGCCCGTCGCGCTCAACTGGGCGGCCGACGGCACCGACGTCGACTTCGGTTCGCTGTCAAGACAACTCGTCGGCTTCAGCGTGCGCCACGGCGCCACTCTGCTGCTCGGGCACGACGTGAGCAACCTGACCCGGCGCTCCGACGGCGGCTGGACCGTCACTACCCGCAACCGCCACACCCGCGAAAAGCGCAACATCACAGCGAAATTCGTGTTCCTGGGAGCCGGCGGTGACACGCTTCCGCTGCTGCAGAAGTCCGGCATCACGGAGGCCAGGGGCTTCGCCGGCTTCCCGATCGGCGGCCGGTTCCTGCGTGCCGACAACCCGGCGCTGACGGCCGCGCATCGGGCCAAGGTGTACGGCGCTCCCGCGCCGGGGGCCCCGCCACTGGGGGCGCTGCATCTGGATCTGCGATTCGTCAGCGGCAAGTCCTGGCTGGTGTTCGGGCCCTACGCCGGCTGGTCGCCCAAGTTCCTGAAGTATGGCCGCCGCACCGATCTGGCCCGATCGATCAAGCCGGACAACGTGTTATCCATGCTGGGTGTCGGATTCACGGAGCGGATGTTGGTCAAATACTTGATCGGCCAGCTGCGCCTCACCCACGCCGACCGGGTTCGCGTGCTGCGCGAATTCTCGCCGGGCGCGGCCGATTCGGACTGGGAGCTGATGGCGGCCGGTCAGCGCGTGCAGGTAATTCGCCGGGACCGGCGCAAGTGCGGGGTGCTCGAGTTCAGCACCACCGTGGTGGGTTCGGCGGACGGCAGCATCGCGGGAATGCTCGGCGGCTCTCCTGGCGCCTCGACCGCGGTGCCGATCGCGCTCGATGTGCTGCGGCGATGTTTTTCCCACCGCTACCAGGCGTGGCTACCGATCCTCAAGGAGATGGTTCCATCACTGGGCGCCAAGCTATCCGACGAACCGGCGTTATTCGACGAGGTGTGGTCATGGGGATCGAAGATGTTGAAGACAGGCGTGTCATGACAGAGGCTTTGCGGCGCGTGTGGGCCCAAGATCTCGATGTGCCAACGCTTTACGAGCTACTGAAGCTAAGGGTCGAGGTGTTCGTGGTCGAACAGGCGATCCCGTATCCGGAGCTGGACGGCCGCGATCTGCTGCCCGAGACCCGCCACTTCTGGCTGGAGACATCCGGCGGGGAGGTGATCTGCACGCTGCGCCTGATGGAGGAGCACGCCGGCGGGCAGAAGGCCTTCCGGATCGGCCGGCTGTGCACCAAACGCAGCGCCCGCGGTCAGGGCCATACCACCCGGTTGCTGCGCGCCGCGCTGGCCGAGGTCGGCCACTACCCGTGCCGCATCAACGCGCAGACGTATCTGGCCGAGATGTATGCCCGGCACGGGTTCGTGCGCGACGGCGAGGACTTCGTCGACGACGGCGTCCCGCACGTCCCGATGCTGCGGCCGGGCTCCGGTCTGGCGGCAAAGCCGTGAAGCCCTACCCCTTCAGCGCGATCGTCGGCCACGAGCAGCTGCGCCTGGCCCTGCTGCTGTGCGCAGTGCGCCCGGAGATCGGCGGCGCGCTGATCCGCGGCGAGAAGGGCACCGCCAAATCGACGGCCGTGCGCGGACTGGCCGCCCTGCTGTCCGCCGCCACCGGAGCAGAGGGTGCCGGCCTGGTCGAAATGCCTTTGGGTGCTACCGAAGACCGGGTGGTCGGCTCGCTGGATCTGCAGCGGGTGCTGCGCGACGGCGAGCACGCGTTCTCGCCGGGCTTGCTGGCCCGCGCCCACGGCGGCGTGCTCTACGTCGACGAGGTCAACCTGCTGCATGACCACCTGGTGGACGTTCTGCTCGACGCGGCGGCGATGGGCCGGGTGCACGTCGAACGCGACGGCATCTCCCACTCGCATGAGGCCCGGTTCGTGCTGATCGGCACCATGAACCCGGAGGAGGGCGAGTTGCGCCCGCAACTGCTGGACCGGTTCGGCCTCACCGTCGACGTGCACGCTTCGCGCGACGTCGACGTGCGGGTGGAGGTGATCCGCCAGCGGCTGGCCTATGAGGCCGACCCGGACGGTTTCGCCCTGCGTTATGCCGCCGACGACGCCGAGCTGGCCCGGCAGATCGCCGAGGCCCGCGCCCTCGTCGGCGATGTGGTGCTGGGCGACAACGAGTTACGTCGCATCGCCGCGCTGTGCGCGGCCTTCGACGTCGATGGGATGCGCGCCGATCTGGTGGTGGCGCGCACCGCCGTCGCGCACGCCGCCTGGCGCGGCGCCGGCCAGGTCGAAGAGCAGGACATCCGGGTGGCCGCCGAGCTGGCATTGCCGCATCGCCGCCGCCGCGACCCGTTCGACGACCCGGGCATCGACCGCGACCAGCTGGACGCGGCGCTCGAGCAGACCGGCGCGTCGGAGGACCCGCGGCCGGATCCGGATCCGCCCGGCGGCGGATCAGCCACGGGGACGGAACACGAATCACTGCAACAGCATTCGGGATCCGCACGGCCGCCTTCGGCCCGGCCCAGTGCGCCCCCGGCGCAGACCTTCCGCACCCGGGCGCTGACCGTGCCGGGGGTCGGGGAGGGCGCACCGGGCCGGCGATCCCGCGCGCGCAACAGCTCCGGCAGCGTGGTGGCCGCCGCCGACGGCAGCGACGCCGGCGCGCATGGGCTGCACCTGTTCGCCACACTGCTGTCGGCCGCCGAGCACGCCGGGCCCGGGCCGTTGCGGCCCGGCCCGGACGACGTGCGCCGAGCCATTCGGGAAGGGCGCGAAGGCAATCTGGTGATCTTCGTCGTCGACGCGTCGGGCTCGATGGCCGCGCGGGATCGGATGGCCGCGGTTGGCGGCGCCGCCCTGTCGCTGCTGCGCGACGCCTACCAGCGCCGCGACAAGGTCGCGGTCATCACGTTCCGCGGGCAGCAGGCTCGGCTGGTGCTGCCGCCGACGTCGTCGGCATACATTGCGGGGCGCCGGCTTTCCCGGTTCGATACCGGCGGCAAGACCCCGCTGGCCGAGGGTCTGTTGGCCGCGCGCGAGCTGATTGTGCGAGAGCGGGCACGCGACCGGGCACGGCGCCCGCTGGTAGTGGTGCTCACCGACGGCCGGGCTACCGCCGGGCCGGACCCGTTGGGGCGCAGTCGCTTCGCCGCCGCTCGGCTGGTTGCCGAGGGCGCGGCCGCGGTCGTGGTGGATTGTGAAACCTCGTACGTGCGGCTGGGATTGGCCGGCCAGCTGGCCGGCCAGCTCGGGGCGCCGCTGATAAGGCTCGAGCAGCTGCACGCCGACCAGCTGATGCACGCCGTGCGCAGCGTGGCCTGAGTCGGGCGAAAGGTAGCCGCCGATGCCGCAGGGCACCCCAGCGCAGATCCCCGACGACGGCCTGACCACCCGAGCCCGGCGTAACACGCCGGTGCTGGCGGTGCACACCGGCGAGGGCAAGGGCAAGTCGACCGCGGCGTTCGGAATGGCGTTGCGCGCGTGGAATGTCGGACTGAGCGTCGCGGTGTTCCAATTCGTCAAGAGCGCCAAGTGGAAGGTCGGCGAGGAGGCGGCGCTGCGCGAGCTCGGGCAGCTGCACACCGAGCGTGGCGTGGGCGGGCCGGTGGAATGGCACAAGATGGGCTCGGGCTGGTCCTGGTCGCGCAAACCCGGCAGCGACGTCGACCACGCCGCGGCGGCGGCTGACGGGTGGGCCGAAATATCGCGGCGGCTGGCCGCGCAACGGCACGACTTCTACGTGCTCGACGAGTTCACCTACCCGCTCAAGTGGGGCTGGATCGACGTCGGTGACGTGGTCGAGGCGTTGGCGGCCCGGCCCGGGCACCAGCACGTGGTGATCACCGGGCGCGACGCCCCGCCCCGGCTGATCGAGGCCGCCGATCTGGTCACGGAGATGAGCAAGGTCAAGCACCCGATGGATGCCGGACGCAAAGGGCAAAAGGGCATCGAGTGGTGAGCGTTCCCGCGGTCGTCGTTGCCGCGCCGGCGTCGGGCAGCGGAAAGACCACGGTCGCAACGGGTTTGATCGGCGCGTTGCGACAGGCCGGGCATGTGGTGGCGCCGTTCAAAGTGGGCCCGGACTTCATCGACCCGGGCTATCACACACTGGCGGCCGGCCGACTCGGGCGCAACCTCGACGCGGTGATGGTGTCCGAGCGGCTCGTCGGGCCCCTCTACGCCCACGGCAGCGCCGGCGCGCAGCTTTCGGTGATCGAAGGCGTGATGGGCCTTTTCGACGGGCGGATCGGGCCCGCCGCGACCGTGCCGGCCCAGGGGTCGACGGCTCATGTCGCCGGGCTGCTGGGCGCCCCGGTGCTGCTAGTGGTCGACGCGCGCGGCCAAAGCCAGAGCATCGCCGCGCTGCTGCACGGGTTTTCGACGTTCGACTCGGCAACCCGGATCGCGGGCGTGATCCTCAACCGGGTCGGGTCGCAGCGGCACGAGCAGGTGCTGCGGCAGGCCTGCGAGCAGGCCGGCGTCCCGGTGCTGGGCGCCATTCCGCGCGCCGCCGAATTAGAGCTGCCGACAAGGTATTTGGGCCTGGTTACCGCCGTCGAGTATGGCCAGCGCGCGCGACTGGCGGTCGACGCGATGACCGCGCTGGTCGCTCGCCACGTCGACCTGGGCGCCGTGGTGGCGGCCGCCGGAAGCCGGGTCGCCGACCCCCCGTGGGATCCCGCGCACGCGGTCGTCGCGGAGCGCGGACGGCGGGCCGTCGTCGCGCTGGCGGCCGGGAAGGCCTTCACCTTCGCCTACGCCGAACACGTCGAGCTGCTGCGCGCCGCTGGTGCCGACGTGGTCGAGTTCGACCCGCTGACCGACGCGTTGCCGCAGGGCACCGATGCCGTCGTGCTGCCCGGCGGGTTTCCCGAGCAATTCACCGCGGAGCTGTCGGCCAATGACGTCGTGCGCCGCCAGATCGCGGATCTCGCCGCCGCGGGCGCGCCGGTGCACGCCGAATGCGCGGGTCTGATCTACCTGGCCACCGAGCTCGACGGGTATCCGATGTGCGGCGCCGTCGCCGGATCGGCGCGGTTCACCTCGCGGCTGACGCTGGCGTACCGCGAGGCCGTCGCCGTGGCCGATTCGTCGCTGTATCGCGTCGGCGAGCGCGTCGTCGGGCACGAATTCCACCGCACGGCGGTCACATTCACCGAGAGCTACCAGCCCGCGTGGGCGTACCGGGGCGCCCGGGGCACCAACGTCGACACCCTTCGCGACGGCGTCGTGCATGCCGGGGTGCACGCGTCTTATCTGCACACACATCCGGCGGCGACGCCCGGTGCCGTCGCGCGCTTCGTGGCGCACGCGGCCGCCCGGCGCCGAGAGGACCGTTGACTAGGCTTGCCGGGTGACCGAGAGCCCGTACCTCGTCGGACTGCGGCTGACCGGCAGGAAGGTCGTCGTGGTCGGCGGAGGCAGCGTCGCGCAGCGCCGGTTGCCATTGCTGATCGCCAGCGGCGCCGATGTGCACGTCATCACCCGCACGGCCACGCCCGCCGTCGAGGCGATGAGCGGGATCACCCTGGCCGTGCGCGAATACCGCGACGGTGACCTCGACGGAGCCTGGTACGCGATCGCGGCCACCAACGATCCGGCCGTCAACGCCGCGGTGGTGGCCGAGGCCGACGGTCGCCGTGTCTTCTGTGTGCGGGCGGACATCGCTGTCGATGGATCGGCGGTGACGCCGGCGACGTTCGAGTACGCCGGGCTGTCGGTCGGGGTGCTGGCCGGCGGCGAACACCGCAGATCGGCCGCGATCCGCTCGGCCATCCGCGAGGCGCTGCAGCAGGGGCTCATCACCCCCGAGAGCCCGGCGAGTTCCGATGTGGTGCGCGGCGGGGTGGCGCTGGTCGGCGGCGGCCCGGGCGACCCCGAACTGATCACCGTGCGCGGGCGCCGCCTGCTGGCTCACGCCGACGTCGTGGTCGCCGACCGCCTGGCGCCGCCGGAGCTGCTCGCCGAACTGGCGCCGCACGTCGAGGTCATCGACGCGGCCAAGATCCCCTACGGGCGGGCGATGGCGCAGGACGCCATCAACGGCGTGATGATCGAGCGGGCGCGGGCGGGGAAGTTTGTGGTGCGCCTCAAAGGGGGAGATCCCTTTGTGTTCGCCCGCGGCTACGAGGAGGTCTTGGCATGCATCGACGCCGGCATCCCCGTGACCGTGGTGCCCGGTCTGACAAGTGCCATAGCCGTGCCCGCCCTGGCGGGCGTTCCGGTCACGCACCGGGCGGTAAATCACGAGTTCGTGGTGGTCAGCGGCCACCTGGCGCCCGGTCATCCCGAATCGTTAGTGAATTGGAATGCGCTGGCGAAGATGTCCGGGACGATCGTTTTGCTGATGGCGGTCGAACGCATCGAACTCTTCGCCGAAATTTTGCTGAAAGGCGGGCGACCTGCGGATACGCCCGTCCTGGTGGTCCAAAACGGCACAACGGCAGATCAGCGCACCTTGCGAGCCACGCTTGCCGACACGCCCCGGAAGGTCCGTGCAGAGGGGATTCGACCTCCCGCGATCATCGTGATCGGGCCCGTAGTAGGCCTCAGCGGCGTTCGCCGCTTAAACAGATCTTAAGATTACTGTAAGGTAACCCGTTATGACGGCTCTCAACGACACAGAGCGCGCAGCCCACAATCTGGCCGCTGCCCGCCCCGATCGTCCGGCCCCGGCGCGCAGCCAGCGCCCGTCCCAGGCCGCTTCCGAGACCGCCTCTGCTCGTCTGAGCAGGTATTATCCTGCGTGGCTGCCGTCGCGCCGCTTCATTGCGGCGGTCATCGCCATCGGCGGCATGCAGCTGCTGGCCACGATGGACAGCACCGTGGCCATCGTGGCACTTCCTAAGATTCAGAACGAGCTGAGCCTGTCCGACGCCGGCCGCAGCTGGGTGATCACCGCCTACGTGCTGACCTTCGGCGGGCTGATGCTGCTGGGCGGTCGCCTCGGCGACACCATCGGTCGCAAGCGCACCTTCATCGTGGGCGTCACCCTGTTCACCATCTCCTCGGTGCTGTGCGCCGTGGCGTGGGACGAGGTGACGCTGGTCATCGCGCGGCTTTCCCAGGGGGTCGGGTCCGCCATCGCCTCGCCCACGGGTCTGGCGCTGGTGGCGACGACCTTCGCGAAGGGCCCGGCGCGCAACGCGGCCACGGCGGTATTCGCGGCGATGACCGCGGTCGGCTCCGTGATGGGCCTGGTCGTCGGTGGGGCGCTGACCGAGTGGTCTTGGCGGCTGGCCTTCCTGGTCAACGTCCCGATCGGGCTGGTGATGATCTACCTGGCCCGCACCGCGCTGCGGGAGACCAACCGGGAGCGGATGAAGCTCGATGCCGCCGGCGCCATGCTGGCCACCCTGGCGTGCACGGCCGCCGTGTTCGCCTTCTCGATGGGCCCGGAAAAGGGCTGGATCTCGATCACCACCATCGGCTCGGGCGTCGTGGCGCTGGGCGCCGCGTTGGCGTTCATCGTGGTCGAGCGCACCGCCGAAAACCCCGTCGTGCCGTTCGCTTTGTTCCGTGACCGCAACCGGCTGGTCACCTTCATCGCGATCTTTTTGGCCGGTGGGCTGATGTTCAGCCTGACGGTGTGCATCGGCCTGTACGTGCAGGACGTCCTCGGCTACAGTGCGCTGCGCGCCGGCATCGGCTTCATCCCCTTCGTCATCGCGATGGGGATCGGCCTGGGCGTCTCGTCGCAGCTGGTGTCGCGCTTCTCGCCCCGGGTGCTGACCATCGGCGGCGGGATCCTGCTGTTCTGGGCGATGCTCTACGGCTGGGCGTTCATGCACCGCGGCGTCGCGTACTTCCCCAACCTGGTCCTGCCCATCGTGGTCGGCGGCATCGGCATCGGCATGGCCGTCGTCCCGCTGACGCTGTCGGCGATCGCCGGCGTGGGCTTCGACCAGATCGGCCCGGTGTCGGCGGTCACGCTGATGCTGCAGAGCCTGGGCGGGCCGCTGGTGCTCGCCGTCATCCAGGCCGTGATCACCTCGCGGACGCTCTATATGGGCGGCATCACCGGCCCGGTGAAGTTCATGAACGAGGCGCAGCTGTGCGCGCTCGACAACGGCTACACCTACGGCTTGCTGTGGGTGGCCGGCGTGGCCGTCGTCGTCGGCGGCGCCGCGCTGCTGATCGGCTACACCCCCGACGAGGTTGCCCACGCCCAAGAGGTCAAGGAAGCCATCGACGCCGGCGAGCTGTAACCGCGTCGTAGGAGGCTACGCGCCCGGCTTCACCGAACACCCGACAGGCTAGGCTGGCCCGCTGTGATCACCCGGATGTCCGAGCTTTTCCTGCGCACCTTGCGCGACGATCCCGCCGACGCCGAAGTCGCCAGCCACAAGCTGCTGGTGCGCGCCGGATACGTCCGGCCGGTCGGCCCGGGGTTGTACAGCTGGCTGCCGTTGGGCTTGCGGGTGTTGCGCAACATCGAACGCGTCGTCCGCGAGGAGATGAACGCGATTGGCGGGCAGGAGATTCTGTTTCCCGCCCTGTTGCCGCGCGGGCCCTACGAGACGACGAGCCGGTGGGCCGAGTACGGCGACGGGGTGTTCCGGGTGCGGGACCGCCGCGACAACGACTACCTGCTGGCGCCCACGCACGAAGAGGTGTTCACCCTGACCGTCAAGGGCGAATACAACTCCTACAAGGACTTTCCACTCACCCTGTACCAAATCCAGGGCAAGTACCGCGACGAGGCCCGGCCGCGGGCCGGCATCCTGCGGGCCCGGGAGTTCGTGATGAAGGACTCCTACTCGTTCGACGTCGACGCCGGGGGGCTCAAAGCGGCCTACCACGCGCACCGCGAGGCCTATCAGCGCATCTTCGACCGGCTGGAGCTGCGCTACGTCATCGTGTCGGCGGTCTCCGGCGCCATGGGCGGCAGCGCGTCCGAGGAATTCCTGGCCGAGAGCCCGGTCGGCGAGGACACTTTCGTGCGCTGCCTGGAGTCGGGCTATGCGGCCAACGTCGAGGCCGTGCTCACCGCCCGGCCCGAGGCGCTGCCCATCGAGG from Mycobacterium shigaense includes these protein-coding regions:
- the mqo gene encoding malate dehydrogenase (quinone), translating into MSDVGTARVDVVLVGAGIMSATLGALLRLLEPDWSITVVERLDAVGAESSSPWNNAGTGHSALCELNYTPQRADGSIDISKAVTINEQFQVTRQFWAYAVENGVLTDRSFVNTVPHVSFVHGAHRVDYLRRRRAALTGNPLFAGTEFIDDPDEFARRLPLMATQRDFSEPVALNWAADGTDVDFGSLSRQLVGFSVRHGATLLLGHDVSNLTRRSDGGWTVTTRNRHTREKRNITAKFVFLGAGGDTLPLLQKSGITEARGFAGFPIGGRFLRADNPALTAAHRAKVYGAPAPGAPPLGALHLDLRFVSGKSWLVFGPYAGWSPKFLKYGRRTDLARSIKPDNVLSMLGVGFTERMLVKYLIGQLRLTHADRVRVLREFSPGAADSDWELMAAGQRVQVIRRDRRKCGVLEFSTTVVGSADGSIAGMLGGSPGASTAVPIALDVLRRCFSHRYQAWLPILKEMVPSLGAKLSDEPALFDEVWSWGSKMLKTGVS
- a CDS encoding GNAT family N-acetyltransferase translates to MTEALRRVWAQDLDVPTLYELLKLRVEVFVVEQAIPYPELDGRDLLPETRHFWLETSGGEVICTLRLMEEHAGGQKAFRIGRLCTKRSARGQGHTTRLLRAALAEVGHYPCRINAQTYLAEMYARHGFVRDGEDFVDDGVPHVPMLRPGSGLAAKP
- a CDS encoding magnesium chelatase subunit D family protein, with the translated sequence MKPYPFSAIVGHEQLRLALLLCAVRPEIGGALIRGEKGTAKSTAVRGLAALLSAATGAEGAGLVEMPLGATEDRVVGSLDLQRVLRDGEHAFSPGLLARAHGGVLYVDEVNLLHDHLVDVLLDAAAMGRVHVERDGISHSHEARFVLIGTMNPEEGELRPQLLDRFGLTVDVHASRDVDVRVEVIRQRLAYEADPDGFALRYAADDAELARQIAEARALVGDVVLGDNELRRIAALCAAFDVDGMRADLVVARTAVAHAAWRGAGQVEEQDIRVAAELALPHRRRRDPFDDPGIDRDQLDAALEQTGASEDPRPDPDPPGGGSATGTEHESLQQHSGSARPPSARPSAPPAQTFRTRALTVPGVGEGAPGRRSRARNSSGSVVAAADGSDAGAHGLHLFATLLSAAEHAGPGPLRPGPDDVRRAIREGREGNLVIFVVDASGSMAARDRMAAVGGAALSLLRDAYQRRDKVAVITFRGQQARLVLPPTSSAYIAGRRLSRFDTGGKTPLAEGLLAARELIVRERARDRARRPLVVVLTDGRATAGPDPLGRSRFAAARLVAEGAAAVVVDCETSYVRLGLAGQLAGQLGAPLIRLEQLHADQLMHAVRSVA
- the cobO gene encoding cob(I)yrinic acid a,c-diamide adenosyltransferase; this translates as MPQGTPAQIPDDGLTTRARRNTPVLAVHTGEGKGKSTAAFGMALRAWNVGLSVAVFQFVKSAKWKVGEEAALRELGQLHTERGVGGPVEWHKMGSGWSWSRKPGSDVDHAAAAADGWAEISRRLAAQRHDFYVLDEFTYPLKWGWIDVGDVVEALAARPGHQHVVITGRDAPPRLIEAADLVTEMSKVKHPMDAGRKGQKGIEW
- a CDS encoding cobyrinate a,c-diamide synthase, which translates into the protein MSVPAVVVAAPASGSGKTTVATGLIGALRQAGHVVAPFKVGPDFIDPGYHTLAAGRLGRNLDAVMVSERLVGPLYAHGSAGAQLSVIEGVMGLFDGRIGPAATVPAQGSTAHVAGLLGAPVLLVVDARGQSQSIAALLHGFSTFDSATRIAGVILNRVGSQRHEQVLRQACEQAGVPVLGAIPRAAELELPTRYLGLVTAVEYGQRARLAVDAMTALVARHVDLGAVVAAAGSRVADPPWDPAHAVVAERGRRAVVALAAGKAFTFAYAEHVELLRAAGADVVEFDPLTDALPQGTDAVVLPGGFPEQFTAELSANDVVRRQIADLAAAGAPVHAECAGLIYLATELDGYPMCGAVAGSARFTSRLTLAYREAVAVADSSLYRVGERVVGHEFHRTAVTFTESYQPAWAYRGARGTNVDTLRDGVVHAGVHASYLHTHPAATPGAVARFVAHAAARRREDR
- the cobA gene encoding uroporphyrinogen-III C-methyltransferase; translation: MTESPYLVGLRLTGRKVVVVGGGSVAQRRLPLLIASGADVHVITRTATPAVEAMSGITLAVREYRDGDLDGAWYAIAATNDPAVNAAVVAEADGRRVFCVRADIAVDGSAVTPATFEYAGLSVGVLAGGEHRRSAAIRSAIREALQQGLITPESPASSDVVRGGVALVGGGPGDPELITVRGRRLLAHADVVVADRLAPPELLAELAPHVEVIDAAKIPYGRAMAQDAINGVMIERARAGKFVVRLKGGDPFVFARGYEEVLACIDAGIPVTVVPGLTSAIAVPALAGVPVTHRAVNHEFVVVSGHLAPGHPESLVNWNALAKMSGTIVLLMAVERIELFAEILLKGGRPADTPVLVVQNGTTADQRTLRATLADTPRKVRAEGIRPPAIIVIGPVVGLSGVRRLNRS
- a CDS encoding MFS transporter: MTALNDTERAAHNLAAARPDRPAPARSQRPSQAASETASARLSRYYPAWLPSRRFIAAVIAIGGMQLLATMDSTVAIVALPKIQNELSLSDAGRSWVITAYVLTFGGLMLLGGRLGDTIGRKRTFIVGVTLFTISSVLCAVAWDEVTLVIARLSQGVGSAIASPTGLALVATTFAKGPARNAATAVFAAMTAVGSVMGLVVGGALTEWSWRLAFLVNVPIGLVMIYLARTALRETNRERMKLDAAGAMLATLACTAAVFAFSMGPEKGWISITTIGSGVVALGAALAFIVVERTAENPVVPFALFRDRNRLVTFIAIFLAGGLMFSLTVCIGLYVQDVLGYSALRAGIGFIPFVIAMGIGLGVSSQLVSRFSPRVLTIGGGILLFWAMLYGWAFMHRGVAYFPNLVLPIVVGGIGIGMAVVPLTLSAIAGVGFDQIGPVSAVTLMLQSLGGPLVLAVIQAVITSRTLYMGGITGPVKFMNEAQLCALDNGYTYGLLWVAGVAVVVGGAALLIGYTPDEVAHAQEVKEAIDAGEL